One Deltaproteobacteria bacterium genomic window carries:
- a CDS encoding nucleotidyltransferase, whose product MQHLFKNTSLLQDHLSKAGIPSAVIGGLAVAFYGNPRITRDIDLKVLLDRPRAKDLLAALPTHLQPLAKDPEATLKKMGFLFFTDPQGMRVDLLLAETSFDIQAIERAKDIEATPGDWIKVCTPEDLIIYKMISTRPRDREDVEGVVKRQKEKLDKDYILNWLKQFEKALDDSTLIQEFMKMKP is encoded by the coding sequence GTGCAACACCTTTTTAAAAACACCTCCCTCCTTCAAGACCACCTTTCCAAGGCAGGCATTCCCAGCGCTGTTATCGGCGGCCTCGCAGTTGCATTTTATGGAAATCCCAGAATCACCCGAGATATTGATCTCAAGGTATTGTTAGACCGACCGAGGGCAAAGGATCTTTTGGCTGCACTCCCAACTCATCTCCAACCTCTTGCAAAAGACCCTGAGGCAACCCTTAAAAAAATGGGATTTTTATTTTTTACAGATCCCCAAGGCATGAGGGTAGACTTGCTGTTAGCCGAAACCTCTTTTGACATTCAAGCTATTGAGAGGGCTAAAGACATAGAGGCCACCCCAGGAGACTGGATCAAAGTATGTACCCCAGAAGACCTTATCATCTATAAAATGATTTCCACACGCCCTCGCGACCGAGAAGATGTTGAAGGCGTTGTTAAAAGGCAAAAAGAAAAACTCGATAAAGATTATATTTTAAACTGGCTTAAACAATTCGAAAAGGCGCTAGATGACTCTACCCTGATTCAAGAATTTATGAAAATGAAGCCTTGA
- the smpB gene encoding SsrA-binding protein SmpB, whose product MGESDIVVNRKARFNYQILDTYEAGIMLQGSEVKSLREGKVNLTDAYAHIRNHELFLINCHISPYPPANQFNHEPTRTRKLLLHREEIDRLISKIKEKGLTVVPLKLYFQKGKVKVELGLAKGKQAHDKRQDMKKRDTDREIARAMKKRR is encoded by the coding sequence ATGGGCGAATCTGATATTGTTGTCAATCGTAAGGCACGATTTAATTATCAAATCCTCGACACCTATGAGGCAGGCATTATGCTGCAAGGCTCGGAGGTCAAATCACTTCGTGAAGGCAAGGTTAATCTAACCGATGCCTATGCCCATATTCGCAACCACGAATTGTTTTTGATCAATTGCCATATTTCCCCCTACCCACCAGCCAACCAATTTAACCACGAACCTACTCGTACCCGAAAATTATTGTTACATCGTGAAGAAATTGATCGGCTCATAAGTAAGATCAAAGAAAAAGGCCTAACGGTTGTACCTTTGAAACTCTATTTTCAAAAAGGCAAAGTCAAAGTTGAATTGGGATTAGCCAAAGGTAAACAAGCCCACGATAAACGCCAAGACATGAAAAAACGCGACACCGACCGCGAAATCGCCCGGGCGATGAAAAAGAGGAGATAA
- a CDS encoding SDR family oxidoreductase — protein MKFKGKKALITGSSRGLGKAIALNLAKAGCDIIVHYRRDEGAAAGMVQELQQLGVNADLAQADLVDIQQVKKLWQEIKVKHPQIDFFIANAASTAFKPLLMVEEKHIQMTFDLVVKGFVLGVKEVVNVMPPGGAIIAISGMDTLRVCPNHGLLGAAKASLEMLIRYYAVELAEKKIYCYGLNPGFLDTDSTRFYLGSGFEQVLGKVQSQAPYPAATQSDEMAKLVNFLCTEAARSLTGQTLIADGGSNSLFNLG, from the coding sequence ATGAAATTCAAAGGCAAAAAGGCGCTTATTACAGGGTCTTCACGGGGATTAGGCAAGGCTATTGCGCTCAATCTGGCCAAAGCAGGTTGTGATATCATCGTGCATTATCGCCGCGACGAAGGCGCTGCTGCTGGCATGGTACAGGAATTACAGCAGTTGGGGGTTAACGCCGATTTGGCGCAAGCTGATTTAGTGGATATTCAACAAGTCAAAAAGTTATGGCAAGAAATTAAAGTGAAACATCCACAAATTGATTTTTTCATTGCCAATGCAGCGAGCACCGCCTTTAAACCGTTATTAATGGTTGAAGAAAAGCATATCCAGATGACCTTTGATTTGGTGGTGAAGGGTTTTGTTTTGGGCGTTAAAGAGGTGGTGAACGTCATGCCCCCCGGTGGTGCCATTATTGCGATTTCGGGGATGGATACTCTACGAGTGTGTCCCAATCATGGTTTGCTGGGTGCAGCTAAAGCAAGCCTTGAAATGTTGATTCGTTATTATGCAGTGGAGTTAGCTGAAAAGAAAATTTATTGTTATGGTTTAAACCCAGGGTTTTTAGATACCGATTCAACGCGGTTTTATTTGGGGAGTGGGTTCGAGCAAGTGTTGGGCAAAGTGCAAAGTCAGGCCCCTTATCCAGCTGCGACCCAAAGCGACGAAATGGCCAAGCTAGTCAACTTCTTGTGCACCGAAGCAGCGCGTAGCCTAACCGGGCAAACCTTGATCGCTGATGGTGGCTCGAATAGTTTATTTAACCTTGGCTAA
- the grxD gene encoding Grx4 family monothiol glutaredoxin — protein sequence MNDIQTKLKEVIQNNNVVLFMKGTPQAPQCGFSARVVKILDSYQVPFQGIDVLADNNIREGVKQYSNWPTLPQLFVKGEFVGGCDIVSELHQTGELKTILAKVK from the coding sequence ATGAACGACATTCAAACCAAATTAAAAGAAGTAATTCAAAACAACAACGTCGTGCTCTTTATGAAAGGCACTCCGCAGGCCCCGCAATGTGGGTTCTCTGCACGGGTGGTAAAAATTCTCGATTCTTATCAAGTCCCCTTTCAAGGCATCGATGTCTTAGCCGACAATAATATCCGCGAAGGGGTGAAGCAATACAGCAACTGGCCTACCCTTCCCCAGCTCTTTGTCAAAGGCGAATTCGTAGGTGGTTGCGACATTGTGAGCGAGCTTCACCAAACCGGCGAATTAAAAACTATCTTAGCCAAGGTTAAATAA
- a CDS encoding BolA/IbaG family iron-sulfur metabolism protein, whose product MFNPQRIQQTIQATMPLAQVQVVDLVGDNNHFEVTVIAKEFEDKSMVAQHQMINEIFRPYLNSGELHALSLKTYTPQKWELLRHSGLDPESR is encoded by the coding sequence ATGTTCAACCCACAACGCATCCAACAAACCATTCAAGCCACTATGCCGCTGGCTCAAGTGCAAGTGGTCGATTTAGTAGGCGACAATAATCATTTTGAAGTAACGGTAATTGCCAAAGAGTTTGAAGACAAATCCATGGTAGCCCAGCATCAAATGATTAACGAAATTTTTAGACCCTATTTAAATTCCGGCGAACTTCATGCCTTAAGTTTAAAAACCTATACTCCACAAAAGTGGGAACTGTTGCGTCATTCCGGGCTTGACCCGGAATCCAGATAA
- a CDS encoding four helix bundle protein, which produces MPFPFEHLDVYKRSLDFVESIESLSSKLKGKASYSLIDQLTRAALSIPLNIAEGNGRWHKGEKRQFFWIARGSVFECVPIVQVLYRKQLIDERQYAGYYAQLDVIAKMLTNLVKSVEDLKRE; this is translated from the coding sequence ATGCCATTTCCATTTGAACATCTTGATGTTTATAAGAGATCGCTTGATTTTGTTGAGTCTATTGAATCGTTGTCATCCAAGCTCAAAGGTAAAGCTTCTTACAGTCTCATTGATCAGCTCACCAGAGCTGCTCTCTCCATTCCCCTCAACATCGCCGAAGGCAATGGTCGTTGGCACAAAGGCGAAAAACGTCAGTTCTTTTGGATTGCTCGGGGTTCCGTATTTGAATGTGTTCCGATCGTTCAAGTTTTATATCGCAAACAACTCATCGATGAGAGACAATACGCAGGTTACTATGCACAACTTGACGTCATCGCCAAAATGCTCACCAATTTAGTGAAGTCAGTTGAAGATTTGAAAAGAGAATAA
- a CDS encoding glycoside hydrolase family 25 protein yields MSVKRVVKLLLVVSILSLVAYFYYINFEPDRKLFPIRGIDISHHQGQINWDLVSKNDVQFVFIKASEGRDFKDTNFLTNWNNAKNAGILRGAYHFFSLCASGREQAANFIAAVPVEVNTLPPVVDLEYGGNCANRPDKAELTKQLRDYSEEIEKHYNRKPFFYVTRKFYKQYLLSNEFFDYSEYPLWVRGIITKPDDKMGWVIWQYHNRGHVDGIETPVDLNVWRAGDHLEQWLQ; encoded by the coding sequence ATGTCCGTGAAAAGAGTGGTAAAACTATTATTGGTAGTCTCTATTTTATCGTTAGTGGCTTATTTTTATTATATTAATTTTGAGCCAGATAGAAAATTATTTCCTATTAGAGGCATTGATATTTCCCATCATCAAGGACAAATCAACTGGGATTTGGTGAGTAAAAACGATGTTCAATTTGTTTTTATTAAAGCTAGCGAAGGGCGTGATTTTAAAGACACCAATTTTTTGACAAACTGGAATAATGCAAAAAATGCTGGTATTTTACGCGGTGCTTACCATTTTTTTTCATTATGTGCATCGGGGCGTGAACAGGCCGCGAATTTTATTGCGGCCGTACCCGTAGAAGTAAATACTTTACCACCAGTTGTTGACTTAGAATATGGTGGCAACTGTGCAAACCGCCCTGACAAAGCGGAATTGACAAAACAGCTTAGAGACTATTCTGAAGAGATTGAAAAACACTATAATCGAAAGCCATTTTTCTACGTTACCAGAAAATTCTATAAACAATATTTGTTATCAAACGAATTTTTTGATTATTCTGAATATCCTTTGTGGGTAAGAGGTATCATAACCAAACCTGATGACAAAATGGGATGGGTTATCTGGCAGTATCATAATCGTGGCCATGTGGATGGTATCGAAACACCGGTTGATCTAAATGTTTGGCGGGCAGGAGATCATCTAGAACAATGGCTGCAATAA
- the bfr gene encoding bacterioferritin: MTNKPIIDVLNDALSAELTAINQYFVHAEMCEDWGYERLQEKIRKQSMGEMKHAEQLIERVLFLKGIPNVQRLGKINIGETVIEQLKEDLALEQVALVRLNAGIQTCREAGDNGSAELLENILISEEDHVHWLESQLNLIAQVGEQNYLAQQIKEAK, from the coding sequence ATGACCAACAAACCCATTATCGATGTTCTGAACGACGCCTTAAGTGCCGAACTCACGGCAATCAATCAATATTTTGTTCATGCTGAGATGTGTGAAGATTGGGGCTATGAACGCCTACAAGAAAAAATTCGTAAGCAATCTATGGGAGAAATGAAGCACGCTGAACAGTTGATTGAACGGGTCCTTTTTCTAAAAGGCATTCCCAATGTGCAACGTCTAGGAAAAATTAACATTGGGGAAACAGTAATCGAACAGCTTAAAGAAGACCTTGCCCTTGAACAGGTGGCTTTAGTTCGACTCAATGCAGGCATTCAAACCTGTCGTGAGGCTGGCGACAACGGGTCAGCAGAACTTTTAGAAAATATCCTGATTTCAGAAGAAGACCATGTTCACTGGCTTGAATCGCAATTAAATTTAATAGCCCAAGTTGGCGAACAAAATTACCTTGCTCAACAGATCAAAGAGGCAAAGTGA
- a CDS encoding DEAD/DEAH box helicase, whose product MTYSSNEAALGFSTLGIAPRLLEVLRQLKFKVPTPIQHQSIPAGLEGKDIMGIAQTGTGKTMAFGIPMVQRLQSFAGRGLVLVPTRELALQVEEAIQKIGRTVGINTAVLIGGEPIHRQLRALQRRPRIIIATPGRLIDHLEQRTVTLHDIKVLVLDEADRMLDMGFAPQISQILRTIPKERQTMLFSATMPPAIVRLAASYMILPVRIEVAPSGTAAENIEQEIIVVHRESKLALLETLLKENLGTVLVFSRTKFGAKKICRALHRVGYNVAEIHSDRSLGQRRQALDGFKSGKYRVLVATDIAARGIDVTNIELVINFDLPDNSGDYVHRIGRTGRAGLQGRAISFATPDQRSNIRSIENLIRKTLKIIPLPATLQRPGAQKTPTLHSLPAPSARRDRKRRRFFS is encoded by the coding sequence ATGACATATTCTTCTAATGAAGCCGCTTTGGGTTTTTCAACTCTGGGGATTGCGCCCCGCCTGCTTGAAGTCTTGAGGCAATTAAAATTCAAAGTACCAACCCCCATCCAACATCAATCCATCCCTGCAGGGCTTGAAGGCAAAGATATCATGGGTATTGCACAGACGGGAACGGGCAAAACCATGGCTTTTGGCATTCCTATGGTGCAACGCCTCCAAAGTTTTGCCGGGCGAGGGCTGGTGCTGGTGCCAACTCGTGAACTGGCATTGCAAGTCGAAGAGGCCATTCAAAAAATTGGCCGAACCGTTGGGATAAACACCGCTGTGCTAATTGGTGGGGAGCCTATTCATCGTCAGTTGAGGGCATTGCAACGCCGGCCTAGGATTATCATTGCTACACCGGGGCGGTTGATCGATCACCTTGAACAAAGAACGGTTACATTGCATGACATCAAAGTCCTCGTTTTAGATGAGGCCGATCGCATGTTAGATATGGGGTTCGCCCCGCAGATCAGCCAAATTTTAAGAACCATCCCTAAAGAACGGCAGACGATGCTGTTTTCGGCAACCATGCCACCCGCCATCGTTAGATTAGCCGCCTCTTATATGATTTTACCGGTAAGGATTGAAGTTGCTCCATCGGGTACAGCTGCTGAAAATATAGAGCAAGAAATTATCGTGGTTCATCGTGAATCTAAATTAGCGTTGTTAGAAACTCTTTTGAAAGAAAACCTTGGGACCGTACTCGTTTTTTCCCGCACCAAGTTTGGGGCAAAAAAAATCTGCCGAGCCTTGCATCGAGTAGGTTATAATGTAGCCGAGATCCACTCGGATCGCTCGCTTGGTCAACGGCGGCAAGCCCTGGATGGTTTTAAGTCAGGGAAGTATCGAGTTTTAGTGGCGACTGATATTGCGGCACGAGGGATTGATGTGACCAATATTGAATTGGTGATTAACTTTGATCTTCCAGATAATTCAGGCGATTATGTGCATCGCATTGGCCGTACCGGAAGAGCAGGTCTTCAAGGGAGGGCTATTTCTTTTGCGACTCCTGACCAAAGAAGTAATATTCGAAGTATTGAAAATTTAATTCGCAAGACATTAAAAATTATCCCCTTGCCCGCCACCTTACAGCGCCCTGGTGCTCAAAAAACACCAACTTTACATTCGTTGCCTGCCCCTTCAGCTCGTCGAGATCGAAAAAGAAGACGATTTTTTTCTTAA
- a CDS encoding response regulator: MRKKLLLVEDEPSIVELLIDRANFHNLDCDTAASGEEALEKLKNSPPTLVILDLMLPKMSGLGVLREMRNSPTMKNIPVLILTALNQEKVAREAMDLGAKAFFVKTGNMNDLFKLIQEYIR, encoded by the coding sequence ATGAGAAAGAAACTGTTACTCGTGGAAGATGAACCCTCCATTGTTGAGCTTTTAATCGACCGCGCTAATTTTCATAACCTTGATTGCGATACCGCCGCCAGTGGTGAAGAAGCCCTTGAAAAGCTCAAAAATTCGCCCCCCACCCTTGTTATTTTAGATTTAATGTTACCCAAAATGAGCGGGCTAGGAGTTTTGCGAGAAATGCGCAACTCACCTACCATGAAAAATATTCCCGTACTTATTTTAACAGCCTTAAATCAAGAAAAGGTTGCCCGCGAAGCCATGGACTTGGGTGCCAAGGCTTTTTTTGTAAAAACGGGTAACATGAATGATCTTTTTAAATTAATTCAAGAATACATTCGTTAG
- a CDS encoding VTT domain-containing protein, with amino-acid sequence MFEGFFEFVNSLHTREGLELLIRHGGLTVLIGIIFAETGLLAGFFLPGDSLLITAGVLSAKSFNGDEPVLNVYSLIITLIVAAVTGDQLGYLLGLKTGPKIFSRPDSRFFKRKHALAAHSFYERHGGKALIMARFMPIFRTFVPFIAGVATMSYRRFFCFSLLGGTFWVTSITFLGYFIGQSPLGEKLHLVILTVIFLSILPMLLGGIRHFYLKKKPLTNLDISAS; translated from the coding sequence ATGTTTGAAGGTTTTTTTGAGTTTGTCAATTCACTCCATACTCGCGAAGGGCTGGAATTGCTCATTCGCCATGGCGGCTTAACCGTTTTGATTGGTATTATTTTTGCCGAAACGGGATTGCTCGCCGGGTTCTTTTTGCCAGGAGATTCGTTGTTGATAACTGCAGGCGTGTTGAGTGCAAAATCGTTCAATGGGGACGAGCCAGTTCTCAATGTTTATAGTTTAATTATTACCTTAATTGTTGCAGCAGTAACTGGGGATCAATTGGGTTATTTATTAGGTCTTAAAACAGGGCCTAAAATTTTTAGTCGACCCGATTCACGTTTTTTTAAGCGCAAACATGCCTTAGCTGCTCATAGTTTTTATGAACGACATGGCGGCAAAGCGCTCATTATGGCTCGATTCATGCCGATTTTTCGTACCTTTGTGCCCTTTATTGCAGGCGTTGCCACCATGTCTTATCGGCGATTTTTTTGCTTTAGTTTATTAGGGGGTACGTTTTGGGTTACGAGCATTACCTTCTTGGGTTATTTTATTGGGCAAAGCCCGCTGGGGGAAAAACTTCATTTAGTGATCTTGACGGTAATTTTTCTTTCCATTTTGCCCATGCTCTTGGGTGGCATTCGTCATTTTTACCTTAAAAAAAAACCCCTCACTAATTTGGACATCAGTGCTAGCTAA
- a CDS encoding MinD/ParA family protein has translation MFTEPVLSRISMVGSGLEEEGVVVPFDFGLLEVDAHVDMPPAQSKVICIASGKGGTGKTTFTVNLALALAKAGQRVLLLDADFGLANAHLLLGVTPQADFSDYINHQKSLEEILLDGPHGLKLIPGGQGVSKLSNLQGYQVEGLARDLSYLEPQFDFILMDLAAGISLQNMLLLRPAHEIVLVTNPEITACMDAYAMIKALSAWHPDRNPKNPLGIHVVMNRIRKPSEGREALDKLTNVVKKYLENINIHYYGSIPFDRYLLHSIEIQKPLVLSHPKAKITECLEGISRQVYANYVRWNNRQMGTHPCPSYFSILEKISHNYDFE, from the coding sequence ATGTTTACCGAACCGGTGCTATCTCGCATCTCTATGGTGGGGTCTGGCCTCGAAGAAGAAGGTGTTGTTGTACCCTTTGACTTTGGTTTACTCGAAGTTGATGCCCATGTCGATATGCCGCCGGCCCAGAGCAAAGTCATTTGCATCGCCAGTGGTAAAGGCGGAACTGGCAAAACTACCTTCACGGTCAATTTGGCATTAGCCTTGGCTAAAGCCGGGCAACGAGTTTTATTGTTAGATGCTGATTTTGGCCTGGCCAATGCGCATTTATTGCTCGGGGTCACCCCCCAAGCCGATTTTTCAGATTATATTAATCACCAAAAATCGCTCGAAGAAATCTTGCTCGATGGCCCTCATGGTTTAAAACTCATCCCGGGTGGGCAAGGGGTGAGCAAACTTTCCAATTTACAAGGTTATCAAGTCGAAGGGCTGGCCCGTGATTTGAGTTATCTAGAACCGCAGTTTGATTTTATCTTGATGGATCTAGCCGCCGGCATTTCGCTACAAAACATGTTGTTACTTCGCCCTGCCCATGAAATTGTGTTAGTCACCAACCCCGAAATTACGGCCTGCATGGATGCCTATGCCATGATCAAGGCCCTTTCTGCCTGGCATCCTGATCGTAACCCCAAAAACCCCCTTGGAATTCATGTGGTAATGAATCGTATTCGTAAACCCAGTGAAGGCAGAGAAGCCCTCGATAAATTAACCAATGTAGTCAAAAAATATTTAGAAAATATTAATATCCACTACTATGGTTCTATCCCCTTCGATCGTTACCTTTTGCATTCTATTGAGATCCAAAAGCCCTTGGTTCTTTCTCACCCCAAAGCAAAAATCACCGAATGCCTCGAAGGCATTAGCCGGCAAGTTTATGCTAATTATGTGCGATGGAACAATCGCCAAATGGGGACTCACCCTTGCCCCTCTTATTTTTCAATCTTAGAAAAAATTTCGCATAACTACGATTTTGAATGA
- a CDS encoding NAD-dependent epimerase/dehydratase family protein: protein MSKRAFLTGVTGFIGNAVARELLSHGYQIRALVRPNSDLRLIQDLPLELVYGDLRDKTSFENHLKDCNEVYHVAAQYSFYNPNPAMIYESNVTGTQNLLTACTQHNIEKIIYTSTVGAIGIPPDGIPGNEKTPLELHECKGHYKRSKFLAELEAIKFAKLGLPIVIVNPSAPIGVRDAKPTPTGQMIVDFLNRKMPAYLDTGLNLIDVEDVARGHYLASLQGKIGERYILGNKNLHLKEILLLLSEITGLSAPKFKIPFSVALASAYFSEFSSRLLRRPPQIAIEAVQLGRKKMFFDASKAVLELALPQTDIKVALQKAVHWYVKNGYVKPKYVQKIIS, encoded by the coding sequence ATGTCAAAGCGGGCTTTTCTAACCGGCGTCACGGGTTTTATTGGCAATGCGGTAGCTCGCGAATTATTGTCCCACGGCTACCAGATAAGGGCTTTAGTTCGGCCCAACTCTGATTTGAGGCTCATCCAAGACCTACCCCTCGAGCTTGTCTACGGTGATTTACGCGATAAAACTTCTTTTGAAAATCATCTTAAAGATTGTAACGAAGTTTATCATGTGGCCGCCCAATATAGTTTTTATAACCCCAATCCGGCCATGATTTACGAATCCAATGTTACCGGAACGCAAAATCTCCTTACGGCTTGCACTCAACACAACATTGAAAAAATAATTTATACCTCAACCGTAGGGGCGATTGGGATTCCTCCTGATGGAATTCCTGGTAACGAAAAAACCCCTTTAGAACTTCATGAATGCAAGGGGCATTATAAACGATCAAAATTTCTGGCAGAACTCGAAGCCATCAAATTTGCTAAACTGGGTTTGCCGATTGTCATCGTGAATCCAAGTGCGCCTATCGGGGTAAGAGATGCAAAGCCCACCCCTACTGGCCAAATGATCGTCGACTTCTTAAACAGAAAAATGCCTGCCTATCTAGACACAGGGCTTAACCTCATTGATGTTGAAGATGTTGCTCGGGGCCATTATTTAGCAAGCCTCCAAGGCAAAATTGGTGAACGCTACATCTTGGGAAATAAAAATCTTCATCTGAAAGAAATACTTTTGCTTTTAAGCGAAATTACTGGATTATCTGCGCCAAAATTTAAAATCCCCTTTTCAGTTGCCTTGGCGAGTGCCTACTTCAGTGAATTTTCTTCTAGGCTTTTACGTCGCCCCCCCCAAATTGCCATTGAGGCCGTTCAGCTGGGAAGAAAAAAGATGTTTTTTGATGCAAGCAAAGCAGTTCTTGAACTCGCCTTGCCCCAAACCGATATTAAAGTGGCTTTGCAAAAAGCAGTTCATTGGTATGTAAAAAATGGCTACGTTAAACCCAAGTATGTGCAAAAAATTATTTCTTGA
- a CDS encoding zinc-binding dehydrogenase produces MKAVFLETHGGPEVLKYGDLPDPKPKANEILVEIHAVALNHLDLWIRKGMPHLKHTYPLILGSDIVGTVMDRGSEASEVALEQKVLIHPALSCGRCEACSAGWDNLCSQYKIFGEHVSGGYCEFISVPKQNILPFPQKLSFEEAACIPLVFLTAWQMLVVRAKIKPGQVVVIHGAGSGVGSAGIQIAKLFGATVITTAGSDEKLQKAKELGADYGINYQKENFLEKVTKIAGKYGVDVVFEHVGKAMWEASLQCLKWGGVLVTCGATSGFDVKLDLRHVFFRQIQILGSTMGSRANQFDILKHVESGKLKPILDKTFPLEAAVEAHRYLEEFHQFGKVVLIP; encoded by the coding sequence ATGAAAGCAGTTTTTCTTGAAACCCATGGGGGCCCCGAAGTTTTAAAGTATGGGGATTTGCCCGACCCAAAGCCTAAAGCGAATGAAATCTTAGTTGAAATTCATGCGGTGGCGCTTAATCATCTCGATTTGTGGATTCGTAAGGGGATGCCTCATTTAAAACATACTTATCCGCTGATTTTAGGTTCTGATATTGTGGGAACCGTGATGGATCGAGGTTCAGAGGCCAGCGAAGTTGCATTAGAACAAAAGGTCTTAATCCACCCCGCATTAAGTTGTGGCAGGTGCGAGGCCTGTAGCGCTGGCTGGGACAATCTTTGTAGCCAATATAAAATTTTTGGCGAACACGTGAGTGGAGGGTATTGTGAATTCATCTCAGTGCCCAAACAAAATATTTTGCCTTTTCCGCAAAAGCTTTCTTTTGAAGAAGCCGCCTGTATCCCCTTAGTATTTCTCACCGCGTGGCAAATGTTAGTGGTGAGAGCTAAAATCAAGCCGGGGCAGGTGGTGGTGATTCATGGGGCAGGCTCGGGGGTTGGGTCGGCGGGGATTCAAATCGCCAAATTGTTTGGGGCCACAGTGATTACCACCGCAGGTTCTGATGAAAAATTGCAAAAGGCAAAAGAGTTGGGCGCTGATTACGGCATTAATTACCAAAAAGAAAATTTTTTAGAAAAAGTTACCAAGATTGCGGGTAAGTATGGAGTGGACGTTGTTTTTGAGCATGTGGGCAAGGCCATGTGGGAGGCATCGTTACAATGTTTGAAATGGGGTGGCGTGTTGGTGACCTGTGGTGCCACCAGCGGCTTTGATGTTAAGTTGGATTTGCGCCACGTTTTCTTTCGGCAGATTCAAATCTTAGGTTCCACCATGGGGTCGCGGGCTAATCAATTCGACATCTTAAAACATGTTGAGTCAGGCAAACTCAAACCCATTCTCGATAAGACATTTCCATTAGAAGCCGCCGTTGAGGCCCATCGTTATCTTGAGGAATTCCATCAATTCGGAAAAGTGGTGCTAATTCCTTAG
- a CDS encoding DUF1016 domain-containing protein, with product MKRKKNLETKSLLPTTEHALYKRIRELILIARSTVARGVDLVQVHTNFEIGRHVIAHEQQGKERAEYGQEVLKRLAEKLTREFGRGFSKSNLEYIRRFFLTYRDRSQIAQIPIGQSSIARSQKAKIAQFEIGQLASGTKPQQAFCLSWTHYIFLMVIKNPDERRFYEIEAQAQNWNIKELRRQFNSSLYERLALSRDKKRIRKLSEEGHVVAAPHDLLKEPLVLEFLGLDEKHGYSESDLESAIIDQIEHFLLELGKGFLFEARQKRFTFGDDHFFVDLVFYNRILRCYVVIDLKIGKLAHQDLGQMQMYVNYFDRFVKTKEENSTVGIVLCKEKKEALVEITLPKDANIHAKEYQLYLPSKRELQRKLLEWADKEQGNGG from the coding sequence TTGAAGCGTAAAAAGAACCTCGAAACAAAAAGCCTTTTACCGACAACGGAGCACGCCCTTTACAAGCGCATCCGAGAGCTTATCCTCATAGCTCGTAGCACGGTGGCTCGTGGTGTCGACCTTGTTCAAGTCCACACAAACTTTGAAATTGGTCGCCATGTCATCGCTCATGAACAACAGGGAAAAGAGCGTGCTGAATACGGGCAAGAAGTCTTGAAGCGATTAGCTGAAAAATTGACACGGGAATTTGGTCGCGGTTTTTCCAAAAGCAATCTGGAATACATACGTCGCTTTTTTCTGACTTATCGGGACCGTAGCCAAATTGCCCAGATCCCGATTGGGCAATCTTCAATAGCTCGTTCCCAAAAAGCCAAGATTGCCCAATTTGAAATTGGGCAATTGGCCTCGGGTACAAAGCCGCAACAAGCCTTTTGCCTCAGCTGGACGCATTACATTTTTCTGATGGTAATCAAGAACCCGGATGAACGTCGTTTTTATGAAATAGAAGCCCAGGCTCAAAATTGGAACATTAAAGAGTTGAGACGCCAGTTTAACAGCAGTCTTTACGAGCGGTTGGCTTTGAGTCGTGATAAAAAACGGATTCGCAAACTTTCTGAAGAAGGTCATGTGGTTGCAGCTCCCCACGACCTTCTCAAGGAACCACTCGTTCTCGAATTTTTGGGACTGGATGAAAAACACGGCTATTCAGAATCCGATTTGGAGTCCGCTATCATTGATCAGATTGAGCATTTTCTCCTGGAACTTGGAAAAGGCTTTCTTTTCGAAGCACGTCAAAAACGTTTTACCTTTGGCGATGATCATTTTTTCGTGGATCTCGTTTTTTACAACAGGATCCTACGCTGCTACGTCGTGATTGATCTCAAGATCGGCAAGCTCGCACATCAGGATCTTGGTCAAATGCAGATGTACGTCAATTATTTTGATCGTTTCGTAAAGACCAAGGAGGAAAATTCCACCGTCGGTATTGTACTCTGCAAGGAGAAGAAAGAAGCCCTTGTGGAAATCACCTTGCCCAAGGATGCCAACATTCATGCGAAGGAATATCAGCTCTACCTGCCAAGTAAACGCGAGCTGCAGAGAAAGCTGCTTGAATGGGCAGATAAAGAGCAAGGAAACGGGGGATGA